From the Mycobacterium noviomagense genome, the window TGGCGATCGGCTTGCCGTCCCGCGTCGTGTTCCGGAGCCGGTTGACGCGCAGCGGATGGCTGGTTTCGAAGTCATTTTGCTGGCGCACATGATCGGTGACGGGTCTTGTGTGAAGAATCAGCCGATCCGGTATGCGAGCATTGACGAAGCGAATCTGGCTGCGGTGCAAATCGCCGCCGCGTGTTTCGGCGTTACTGCTGTGCGCGACGAGTACCCGGCGGCGCGGGTGACGACCTTGCGGCTACCGGCACCGTACCGGTTGGCGCGCGGAAAGCGGAATCCAATCGCTGCGTGGCTGGATGAGCTGGGGCTGTTCGGTCTACGCAGTCATGAAAAGTTCGTGCCGCAGGCAGTTTTCAAGGTACCAAACGATCAGGTGGCGTTGTTCCTGCGCCACCTCTGGGCGACTGACGGTTCGGTGCGGTGGGACGACAGAGTCGGCCAGGGGCGGATTTACTACGCGTCGACAAGCCGGCGCCTGGTCGATGACCTAGCTGCACTTCTGCTGAGAGTGGGCGTGTTCTCCCGCATCAAGCGCGTGCCGAAAGCCGGGTATCGCGACTCGTGGCATCTGTACATCTACGGTGCGGAGAACCAAACAAGGTTTCTTCAACACGTTGGCGTCCACGGTGCGAAAGCATTTGCGGCACAGGAGGTACTTGCCCAGCTTGAGGGGATCTTCCGCAACACAAACCTCGACACAGTGCCCAGAGAGGTATGGAACAAGGTCAAAGCGTCGTTGACCATCAGGCAGATGACACATCGCCAATTCGCGGCTGCCATAGGCACGCAGTTCTGCGGATCAGCGATGTGGAAGCGCGCTCCGAGCCGGGCACGGCTACACCGTGCCGCAGCCTTGCTTGAGGACCGTGAGATTCATGCCTTGGCCGTAAACGATGTGTTTTGGGATCAGATCGTCGAGATTACGAGCCTGGGCGAGATGGATGTCTACGACGGAACCGTAAGTGACACACACAATTTCGTTGCTAATGGGATAAGCGCACATAACAGTTTGGAGCAGGATAGCGATATGGTCATCCTGCTGCACCGCCCCGATGCGTTCGAGCGCGACGATCCACGCGGGGGAGAAGCCGACTTAATCCTGGCCAAGCATCGCAACGGTCCGACGAAGACCGTGACCGTGGCGCACCAGCTCCATCTTTCGCGATTCGCCAACATGGCGCGGTAGTAGTAGCTGTTGTTGTCGAGATGCAGCGAAGATTAGCACGCAGCAAGTGATTGTTTAACAACACGGTTGGCTGATGAAACTAAACCCACCGCGAAGGCAGAAGCTGCGAGTTCACGAACTCGCCCGAGAATTCGGCTGGACATCACGCCAGCTTCTGGATGAGTTACGCCGCCGCGGTGAGTTCGTGAAGTCAGCGGCGAACACTCTCGAGGCGCCAGTCGTCCGCGCCATCCGCCGGGACTTCGCCGCCGTGGGCGGACCGTCCGACCTCGAAACAGCCGTCACTCGCGAGCTGTATGGCAGGTCCGCGGAGCCTCACGCAGCGGACGAGTCGGGCGATAGTTTCGCCGCAGCCCTCGCACGGGCCAAGTCCAAATCAGTTCCGAAAAAAGCGAAATCGAGAACTCCCCAATGGCGGTCGGCGATTCTCCAGGCAATCCTCGATGAAGTAATCGTTCCGCGGAGGCCAGAGCACCTCGACAAGCCCCACGGTACCTACTTCAGTTGGGAACTCAAACAAGCGGAGGAGATGAACGCCCAATGGGCCGCGGCGCGACTCAACGGCCTTGGCTGTGATGACTCAGAAGTCATCGGGTGGATTCGGTTAAGTGGTGGCGAGCGGCCACAGTTAGCGGTTGATCTCTTCCAGGGTGGTGTTTCGCCCGAAGAGGCGCAGCTTCGACTGGGCTACGGCGGCCGGATCGATCCGCGGCGGCCGACTTTGTATCAGCGGCTTCGCGATGGGCACATGAGCCGATCTGAAATCATCGCAGCGGTCAGGGAATGGCATCGCAATAACTCGGCCGGATAGTCAGGCTCTCGCCTCCTTGCCCGGAGAGGTCACGCTCTTATCGTTATGCAGGCAGATGTGGCCCGGTTGGATCGTCTCGCTACCCTCGACGTGTGCCGGACCCAACGAATCACCCGCCCGCTCGGCGAAGGCCTCGTCGAGATCGCGCTACGGCTGACGGCTGCCCCAAGTGAAAGCTTCTGTTTCAAACGGCGGTGGTTCTGCAAGCCCAACCGTTCTGGATGTGGAGGGGTCCGGTGTGCAACCGCCGGTCGCCACTTGGGTGCGCCGGCTGTTCTGGTTACTGGAGCGGATCGCGCCGGCAATTGGTTCGCGGTGGGCGACCGAGCTCTGGTGCACCCCACCGGTTATAGAGTCCAGTCTGCGTATGCCGCCCGGTGTCCCGCCCGGCCAGCCGCTGGAAGCGTATTGGAGCGGGCACCGGCTCGTGGGCGAGGCTTGGGGCGACGGGCCACCGGTCTATCTTGTGCACGGCTGGGGCGGGCGTCGCCCACACCTCGGCATGTTCATCAAACCTCTTGTCGAGTCTGGGCATCGTGTCATCGCGTTCGACCTGCCCAGCCATAATGAGTCCGATCCGGGAGCACTCGCTCCCGGTCGTACCACCGCCATCGAATGCGCCGAAGCGGTTGCAGCCATGATCCGGACACACGGGCCGGCCCGCGCTGTTGTCGCCCACTCCCTCGGGGCCAACGCGACTGCATTCGCGGCGGCGTGGGGCGCGACGGTCGGGCGGTTGGTGTTTCTCGCGCCGATGGGCGAGTTCCCGATCTATCTGGATCTCTTCGCCGCGCGCCACGGCTTCGGACGGCGGATACGCGCCGGGCTGCATCAACGTCTTGAACGCCGCATCGGCATGCCGCTGGAGGACACCAACATGGTCCGGGTTGCCGAGCGGACCGGCTATCCGCCGCTGCTGCTCATCCACGACCCCGATGACCCCGAGACTCCCTATGCGACGAGCCAAAAGGTGGTCGCGTAATGGCCAGGCGCACAGTTGATGACCACGTCGGGCCTCGGCCGCCTAGCGCATTTCCGAATCTTGCGGCATCGCCCCGCGATTCGCGCGGGCATCGAATTTATCGGTCCTGCACCAGTTTGAGAAAGCTCGGTGACGGTTGCAAGGAGAAGCCTTCCGTCAGATAAGGCCGGCGGTGATGGTGTGAGCCTCCTAGGAGCCCAGTCACGATGCGCTGCACTCCCCGCTGGAGGTCTTATCGTCAGCATCATTATTGCATCCGGCGGCTTCGCGATCGTCGGCTGAACAGCCGCGGCAGATGGCGCCGCAACCCTCGAGGAGCAGACGATGCCTACCTATGAGCACGATCTGATTGCAGTCGTCGAACAATCTCCGGCCGCTGCCGGGCGCCACGACCGTGCCGCCTGGATAGAACTCTTCACCTCGGACGCCCGGATCGAAGACCCTGTCGGGTCGCGCCCACACATCGGAACCCACCAAATCGAGCGGTTCTACGACACGTTTATCGGACCGCGTGACATCGTGTTTCGTCGCAATGTCGACATCGTGGCAGGCACGACGGTGATTCGTGACCTCGAGCTCGACGTATCGCTGTCCAGTTCTCGGCGCATGACCATCCCTGCGGTGCTGCGCTATGACCTCGACCTCTCGCAGCAGCCGCCCCGAATTGCCGCGCTGCGCGCGTATTGGGAACTGCCGACCATGATGATGCAGTTCCTGCGTCTCGGCTGCGCCGCAGCACCGGCGGGCGCCACGCTGGCCGGCGGGCTGCTGCGTCACCAAAAGCTCACCGGGACATTGGGATTCGTCAAAGCTTTGCGCGGCGCCGGACGCCAAGGAGGGACCGTCGCTGCTCGCTTCACCGGACAAATCGCAAGCGGCGACACCCGTGCCGCGGAAGAGCTCCTCCACGGACCTATCACAATCAACGACAAGGCAACCCAGCGCCCCGAGGAGCTTGCCGATCGCCTGCGCGCAGCCACCATCACCAAGGTCATCGCCTCGGGTCATACCGTCGTCGTCTCGACTACTTCCGCTCGCGGCCCGGCTGTACTCTTCGCGACCATCACCCCTCGGCAGGGGCTCATCGACAGCGTGCGCTGCTACCTGCCCAGCGGCGCAGGGTAGCAAGGGCCGCTGACCGCGACGCTGAAAAACCCTTTGCCACAACGGTATCTATTCGACCCACGGAGGCTCTTTCGTCAATGCGGTGCTGAGCCGTTGGGTCACCGAAGAGAGCTGCTCCCCCAGCCGGGCGACGGCCGCGCCGCTCATCGGCTCGGCGCTGGGGACCAGGCTGAGCAGCAGGGCGATACGGGACCCGGGCTCGGGGATCGGGGAGTCGATGTGGCTCACCTCGTAGCTGCGGTCGGGGTCCAGGCTGACCGGGAACCACTCCTCCTGGTGGAGTAGTTCGTCGGTCAATTCCTGCGCAAGCTGGCTCAAGCGGGTGGACCGCACCTCGGCGCTCCGCACGATCAGCGCCAGTTCCTGCAGGCGCAAGTCGGGCAGAAGACGAAGACCGACCGCGTAGCCGCGCTGCTTTGCGGCCGCCAAGGCATCGCGGTAGCGATCGCGCACATCCTCGGGCAGGGCCGCCAGCCAGCGCTCCCGGACCTCCGGCCCCGCCCACGCAACGATCGGCGCCCCGTACGGCGGGCGGTGGGGGAACTGGGTGCCCACGGACATCGGGTGACCGCCGCCATGCGGGCTTCGCACCTGATCGACGACGGTGGAGTGGTCATCGCTGACCGAGAAGGCGATGCAGTGCGCGCCCGTCGCCGCCGACAACTCGGCCATCGCCGACCGGGCCAGCACCAGGGCCGGATAACGGCTCGCCGCCTCTCGGCCGAGCCGGACCAGAGCGGGACCGAGGTGGTAGGTCTTGCGAACCGGGTCGCGGAGCAGCCAGCCGGCCCGCAGCAGTTCAGACAGCATCGAATGGCAGCTGGCTTTGTGGACACTCAACTGGCGCGATACTTCCGCCAACGTCATCCCTTGGCCCCCATCACTCGCCAGATACTCGAACAGGTTCACGACCCGTTCAGTCTGCGGCGACGGACGTGCAGCCATGAAGCCAATGGTCGCATAATGCGAAGGCTTGCGGTGGCATGCGCGACCATGTGACCATTGCCACAATGACTGACCTTCACGGCCAGGTGGCGGTCGTAACCGGAGGTGCCGGAGGCATCGGCCAAGCCCTGGGCAGGCGTTTCGGCCGCGAAGGCATGAAGGTGGTGCTGGCCGATGTCCTCGCCGAACCGCTCGAAGAAGCAACCCGCACGCTCACGGACGAGGGCATCGACGCCGCCGGGACCCTCACCGACGTCACCGACTATTCCTCGGTCGAGTCGCTCGCCAAGCAGACGCTCGATCGCTTCGGCGCGGTGCACGTGGTGTGCAACAACGCCGGCACCGGCGGAGTTTCCGAGGGTTACATGTGGGAACACGACCTGGCCGACTGGCGCTGGGGAATCGACGTCAACGTGCTCGGCGTCATCCACGGCATCAAGGCCTTCGTGCCCATCCTGCTTGACCAGGGCGAGGGACACGTTGTCAACACCTGCTCGGGCAACGGCGGATTCGCGCCCATTGCCCGCGGGGCCATGGGCGGACCGGCCAACGCGGTCTACCCGATGACCAAGGCCGCCGTGCTCTGCCTGACCGAAAGCCTTTACACCCACCTGGAGATGACCGGGACGCGGGTTCGGGCGCACGTCCTTTTCCCCAGCGGCTTTTTGAACACCGGCATCTGGGAGTCGTGGCGGCACCGCCCGAAGCGCTACGCCGCAACCCAGCCACGTCGCACACCCGAGCACAGATTGGCAGACGTCGTGGCCCGCTTCGAGGCCGCCGGTGCACACGTCGAGTTCACTCCGCTCGAGACGGTCGCTGATCAAGTGGTGGAGGGAATCCGGGCGGACCGCTTCTGGATGATGGGGCCGCCCACACCCGCCGAGGAGGTCGTGCGCCGCAAGGCGGCATCGATCCTCGCTCGCAGCAACCCCGACTACCTGGTCGACGTTCTCGGCCAGAGTGCGGAGAAGGAGCCCGCTACTGAAGGAGGAAAGCGTTGAGCACCAGCGCAATTCGCTACGGTCCACGCCCACCCGAGGCGCAAGTCGATCACGAGGTCGACGCGACCAAGGCGCCCATCGCCACCGAGGCGGTGACCGTCACGTACCTCACCGATCCGGAGATCGTCGCGGCCGTACTGCCCAAGCCACTGGAGCCGGCGGCCGAGCCATTGGTGCGGGTTCAGCTTCAGCGGGTCCAGATAGAGGGCAGGCCGCCGTTCGGGTCGGCAGTGTTTTCGGTGACCGCCCGGCACGGCGACCAACAGGGCGACTACCCCCTCCTCATGCCCCAGTCCACCGAACAGTCCGTCACCGGCGGCCGCGAAACCTTCGGCGAACCAAAGAAATTAGCCCACATCGAGGTGGAGCGCGTCGGCGATCGGGTCAGCGCCACCGTTGACCGGCTGGGCTATCAGCTCATCAGAGTGAACGGACAGGTCACCGGCCCGGCGGAGTTGCCGCCCGACCAGGTGAACACCGAGTTCTACTTCAAGTTCCTACGCTCACCCGACGGCAACGGCATCACCGACCCCCACCTGGTCTACGGCGAATACCACCGCCACTACGAGCTGCTCGAAAACCTGGACGGCACACTCGAATTGGGAGAATCGCCGTTGGATCCGGTGGCCGACATCGTGATCCGCCAGATCACCTCGATCACCTGGTGTCGGCGGCGCACCATCCAGGTGGGACGCATCGCGACCCGGGTGCCGCAGGACTGGCTGCTGCCGTATGTGCACCAGCGCTACGACGACGTGGCACTGCTCGCCGCCCCCAGGCCCGAGCCGACGCGGGTATAGACCATGGATCGGTACACGGTCATCTCGGCCGACTGCCACGCCGGCGCGGACCTGCTCGACTACCGCGAGTACCTCGATCCGCAATACCGGGACGAATTCGACGACTGGGCAAAGACATACGTCAACCCGTTCAGCGACCTCACCGAGCCCGACGCCGAACGCAACTGGAACAGCGACCGGCGCAACGCTGATCTGGATCGCGAAGGCATTGCGGGAGAAGTCATTTACCCCAATACCGTGCCGCCGTTCTTCCCCCAGACGAGCCTGGCCGCACCGCCACCGGAGACCACCCGCGAGCTCGAGCTGCGCTGGGCCGGTCTGCGTGCGCACAACCGCTGGCTGTCCGACTTCTGTTCTATGTCGCCCGAGCGGCGCGCCGGAGTAGGTCAGATCCTGCTCGGCAACCTCGACGAGGCCATCGCCGAGATCGCACAGATCGCCAAGTTGGGGCTACGCGGCGGTGTGCTGCTGCCCGGCGTCGTCCCCGGTACCGACCTCCCCCCGCTCTACGCCGAGCACTGGGAGCCGCTCTGGGCGGCGTGCGAAGAGGCGGGCGTGGTGGTGAACCATCATGGCGGCAACGCCGGGCCGAGCCCGCTCGACGGGTGGGGCAGCTCGTTCGCCGTGTGGGTGTACGAGACCCACTGGTGGGCCCATCGGGCGCTGTGGCACCTGATCTTCAGCGGCGCACTCGACCGCCACCCTGACCTCACCGTCGTCTTCACCGAGCAAGGCGCCGGCTGGATACCGGCGACCCTCGACTCCCTGGACGTCGCGGCGGCCCGTTACGCGCGAGCCAGCTCGGCGATCGCCCGCTTCGCCGGGCCCACCGCCGGCTCCCTGCCCCTTAAACCCAGCCAGTACTGGGCCCGCCAGTGCTACGTCGGCGCCAGCTTCATGCGGCCCGTCGAATGTGCCGAGCGCCACCGAATCGGCGTCGAGAAGATCATGTGGGGAAGCGACTACCCGCACTACGAGGGCACCACGCCCTACACCCGAGAAGCGTTGCGGCACACCTTCAGCGGCGTCCCAGCCGACGAGGCGGCGGCCATGGTTGGCGGGAACGCCGCGACCGTCTATGGCTTCGACCTCGACGTGCTCGCCCCTCTTGTCGACCGAATCGGCCCGACCGTGGCCGAGGTCGCCGAGCCGCTGCCCGCCGTGCCCGCCGACGCAAGCAGCACCGTCTTCGAGCCCGACCCCATCCGTGCTTGGTAGCGAAAGGACCGCCGTGGATCCCTACATCATCATCTCCGCAGACACCCACGCCGAGCTTCCGACCGAGCGGTACCGCGAATACGTCGACCCCGAATACCGGGAGGACTTCGAGGCCTACCTGGCCGAGAAGACCGCTGCGTCGCAGGTCGGCGGGTTCATCGACGAGCAGTTCGCCGACCAGTGGTTCTCCGAGCATGGAGAAGGCATCGCCGGCGGATGGGACGTAGCCCTGCGGGACAAGGAACTCGACGGCGACGGGGTGGTCGGCGAAGTCATCTTCCCCGACGCTGACGCCGTCACCGGGGTCGCCGGAGCACCGTTCGGGGCCGGCCTGGGCCAGTCGGGCGATCTCGACCCCGGCCGAGCCATGGCCGGGGCGCGCGCCCACAACCGCTGGTTGGCCGAGCTGTGCAGCCATAGCCCCGAGCGGCGGGCCGGTGTCGCGGTCGTGCCGATACTGGCCGACGTCGACGCGGCCGTAGCCGAAATCACCCGCGCCGCAGAGTCCGGATTGCGGGGCGGAATCCTGATCCCGGCGCGATGGGTCGGCTACCCGCCCTACCACGACCGTCGCTACGACAACGTCTGGGCCGCCTGCCAGGACCTGCAAATGCCGGTACACACCCACTCCGGTCCCGCCCCGCAAGAGGAGTACGGAGCACACCTGGGCATTTATGTCACCGAGGTGCGCTGGTGGGGCGCCCGGCCCCTGTGGTTCGCGTTGTGGTCGGGCGTATTCGAGCGCTTTCCCCGGTTGCGATGGGGGGTCACAGAGTGCGGTGCGTTCTGGGCCAACGATCTGCTCTGGCTGATGGACACGCGGTATCTGCGTGAGCACTCGGCCAAGAAGATGAGCCATCTGATGGAGGGCGATCTGACGATGCCGCCCTCGGCCTACTTCGACCGCAACTGCTTTATCGGGGCCACCACCGCAGAGCGCCGGGAGCTGGCGCGGCGCTACGAGATCGGCGTATCAAACATCTTGTGGGGCAACGACTTCCCTCATCCGGAGGGAACCTGGCCGCACACCCGCGACTGGCTGCGCCGCTCCTTCTGGGATATCCCGGTCGAGGAAACCCGCCAGATGCTGGGCCTGGCAGCAGCTGAGCTGTACAACTTCGAGCTGGATGCCCTCGCCCCATTGGCCGAGCGCATCGGCCCGAGCCCAGAGGACCTCGGCCAGGACGATGCGGTGAGCGTCCCCAAGTGGGAGATGGCCCGCCGGACCGGACGCCACTGGCTGACGGGCGCGGAGCCTATCCCCGACCTCGTCGAGAACTGAGGAATGCAAGCCGAGAACAGAAGTTGCACACTACACGGTTATAGGACGCAATTCGGCTGAACTCCAGTGAATCTGCGGCGGCTTCACACGCGCGCAAAAGGGGATGCCCTTTTGCGTCGGTGAGACCGAGGATTCCGACTAGCGCCCCGGAGGATACGGCCGCGTCGAAGACGTCGGCCGGCACATCGGCGAGCAGCAGCTTCGCGCGCCGAAATAAGGAGAATTGACCCTCGTCGCCGACGGTGCCCCAGCTCAGGTAGATGAATCGTTCTCCTGGACGCCCCTGGATATACGACCCGCGGACGTCTTTTCCGTTGACGGAACAATCCACCGCCCACTCTACTGACGCCGCATCTCCGGGCTGGAGATCCAGCAGCTCATCGCGACGGTTCTTGCGCTGCACACCGACATGGATGTTGACGTATCCGGGGAAATTGTCGCCCGCGCCGCAGGTGCGCCCGGGCAGCTGCGTTCCTACGATCCGGATCTGCACGCTGCCATTGTTGCGCCGCGCCGTCCGTTACCTGGACTCAGGTCGGATCGCTCTGCATTGTGTGCATTGGGTCAGCGGAAGCGGACGTTCACCGTTGCCAGGCCGAAGACCTTGCGGCCGCCGGACTT encodes:
- a CDS encoding DUF5990 family protein, whose translation is MQIRIVGTQLPGRTCGAGDNFPGYVNIHVGVQRKNRRDELLDLQPGDAASVEWAVDCSVNGKDVRGSYIQGRPGERFIYLSWGTVGDEGQFSLFRRAKLLLADVPADVFDAAVSSGALVGILGLTDAKGHPLLRACEAAADSLEFSRIASYNRVVCNFCSRLAFLSSRRGRG
- a CDS encoding nuclear transport factor 2 family protein: MPTYEHDLIAVVEQSPAAAGRHDRAAWIELFTSDARIEDPVGSRPHIGTHQIERFYDTFIGPRDIVFRRNVDIVAGTTVIRDLELDVSLSSSRRMTIPAVLRYDLDLSQQPPRIAALRAYWELPTMMMQFLRLGCAAAPAGATLAGGLLRHQKLTGTLGFVKALRGAGRQGGTVAARFTGQIASGDTRAAEELLHGPITINDKATQRPEELADRLRAATITKVIASGHTVVVSTTSARGPAVLFATITPRQGLIDSVRCYLPSGAG
- a CDS encoding amidohydrolase family protein, with the translated sequence MDPYIIISADTHAELPTERYREYVDPEYREDFEAYLAEKTAASQVGGFIDEQFADQWFSEHGEGIAGGWDVALRDKELDGDGVVGEVIFPDADAVTGVAGAPFGAGLGQSGDLDPGRAMAGARAHNRWLAELCSHSPERRAGVAVVPILADVDAAVAEITRAAESGLRGGILIPARWVGYPPYHDRRYDNVWAACQDLQMPVHTHSGPAPQEEYGAHLGIYVTEVRWWGARPLWFALWSGVFERFPRLRWGVTECGAFWANDLLWLMDTRYLREHSAKKMSHLMEGDLTMPPSAYFDRNCFIGATTAERRELARRYEIGVSNILWGNDFPHPEGTWPHTRDWLRRSFWDIPVEETRQMLGLAAAELYNFELDALAPLAERIGPSPEDLGQDDAVSVPKWEMARRTGRHWLTGAEPIPDLVEN
- a CDS encoding SDR family NAD(P)-dependent oxidoreductase, whose product is MTDLHGQVAVVTGGAGGIGQALGRRFGREGMKVVLADVLAEPLEEATRTLTDEGIDAAGTLTDVTDYSSVESLAKQTLDRFGAVHVVCNNAGTGGVSEGYMWEHDLADWRWGIDVNVLGVIHGIKAFVPILLDQGEGHVVNTCSGNGGFAPIARGAMGGPANAVYPMTKAAVLCLTESLYTHLEMTGTRVRAHVLFPSGFLNTGIWESWRHRPKRYAATQPRRTPEHRLADVVARFEAAGAHVEFTPLETVADQVVEGIRADRFWMMGPPTPAEEVVRRKAASILARSNPDYLVDVLGQSAEKEPATEGGKR
- a CDS encoding IclR family transcriptional regulator codes for the protein MAARPSPQTERVVNLFEYLASDGGQGMTLAEVSRQLSVHKASCHSMLSELLRAGWLLRDPVRKTYHLGPALVRLGREAASRYPALVLARSAMAELSAATGAHCIAFSVSDDHSTVVDQVRSPHGGGHPMSVGTQFPHRPPYGAPIVAWAGPEVRERWLAALPEDVRDRYRDALAAAKQRGYAVGLRLLPDLRLQELALIVRSAEVRSTRLSQLAQELTDELLHQEEWFPVSLDPDRSYEVSHIDSPIPEPGSRIALLLSLVPSAEPMSGAAVARLGEQLSSVTQRLSTALTKEPPWVE
- a CDS encoding acetoacetate decarboxylase family protein, which translates into the protein MSTSAIRYGPRPPEAQVDHEVDATKAPIATEAVTVTYLTDPEIVAAVLPKPLEPAAEPLVRVQLQRVQIEGRPPFGSAVFSVTARHGDQQGDYPLLMPQSTEQSVTGGRETFGEPKKLAHIEVERVGDRVSATVDRLGYQLIRVNGQVTGPAELPPDQVNTEFYFKFLRSPDGNGITDPHLVYGEYHRHYELLENLDGTLELGESPLDPVADIVIRQITSITWCRRRTIQVGRIATRVPQDWLLPYVHQRYDDVALLAAPRPEPTRV
- a CDS encoding translation initiation factor IF-2 N-terminal domain-containing protein, giving the protein MKLNPPRRQKLRVHELAREFGWTSRQLLDELRRRGEFVKSAANTLEAPVVRAIRRDFAAVGGPSDLETAVTRELYGRSAEPHAADESGDSFAAALARAKSKSVPKKAKSRTPQWRSAILQAILDEVIVPRRPEHLDKPHGTYFSWELKQAEEMNAQWAAARLNGLGCDDSEVIGWIRLSGGERPQLAVDLFQGGVSPEEAQLRLGYGGRIDPRRPTLYQRLRDGHMSRSEIIAAVREWHRNNSAG
- a CDS encoding amidohydrolase family protein; protein product: MDRYTVISADCHAGADLLDYREYLDPQYRDEFDDWAKTYVNPFSDLTEPDAERNWNSDRRNADLDREGIAGEVIYPNTVPPFFPQTSLAAPPPETTRELELRWAGLRAHNRWLSDFCSMSPERRAGVGQILLGNLDEAIAEIAQIAKLGLRGGVLLPGVVPGTDLPPLYAEHWEPLWAACEEAGVVVNHHGGNAGPSPLDGWGSSFAVWVYETHWWAHRALWHLIFSGALDRHPDLTVVFTEQGAGWIPATLDSLDVAAARYARASSAIARFAGPTAGSLPLKPSQYWARQCYVGASFMRPVECAERHRIGVEKIMWGSDYPHYEGTTPYTREALRHTFSGVPADEAAAMVGGNAATVYGFDLDVLAPLVDRIGPTVAEVAEPLPAVPADASSTVFEPDPIRAW